A stretch of Triticum aestivum cultivar Chinese Spring chromosome 1D, IWGSC CS RefSeq v2.1, whole genome shotgun sequence DNA encodes these proteins:
- the LOC123183015 gene encoding 60S ribosomal protein L37a-1 isoform X2: MTKRTKKAGIVGKYGTRYGASLRKQIKKMEVSQHSKYFCEFCGKFAVKRKAVGIWGCKDCGKVKAGGAYTMNTASAVTVRSTIRRLREQTEA; the protein is encoded by the exons ATG ACGAAGCGCACCAAGAAGGCTGGAATCGTTGGCAAATATG GTACCAGGTACGGTGCCAGTCTGCGTAAGCAGATCAAGAAGATGGAGGTCTCCCAGCACTCCAAGTACTTCTGTGAGTTCTGCGGCAAG TTTGCCGTGAAGAGGAAAGCAGTCGGAATCTGGGGATGCAAGGACTGCGGGAAGGTTAAGGCCGGTGGTGCCTATACCATGAA CACTGCAAGTGCGGTCACTGTCAGGAGCACGATCCGTCGCCTGAGGGAGCAGACTGAAGCTTGA
- the LOC123183014 gene encoding probable sodium/metabolite cotransporter BASS1, chloroplastic, whose product MALLRRPPLAPSPAAAASLPHHRLHLATPHTHLTRPPPSCPRLRISAAPSLRPLRGIPSTRCHAAAGDPAPAPSQAPGGARAALVRVGEALSLGFPLWVASACALALWRPASFLWVTPTAQMVGLSFTMLGMGMTLTLDDLRTALLMPKELAAGFLLQYTVMPLSGYLISKLLNLPSHYAAGLILVSCCPGGTASNIVTYLARANVALSVLMTAASTFAAAFMTPLLTSKLAGQYVAVDPMGLFVSTSQVVLAPVLLGALLNQYMGRLVESVSPVMPFIAVATVAVLCGNAIAQNASAILASGLQVVLSVIFLHGSGFFFGYVLSRMLGIDIASSRTISIEVGMQNSVLGVVLAGKHFGSPLTAVPCAVSSICHSVYGSILAGVWRSMPPNDKQGA is encoded by the exons ATGGCTCTCCTCCGGCGGCCACCGCTCGCCCCcagtcccgccgccgccgcatccctcccccaccaccgcctccacctcgcCACCCCACACACACACCTCACCAGACCCCCTCCCTCCTGTCCCCGCCTCCGCATCAGCGCGGCCCCCTCGCTCCGCCCCCTCCGCGGCATTCCATCGACCCGGTGCCATGCGGCGGCGGGAGATCCGGCGCCGGCGCCCTCTCAGGCACCCGGCGGCGCGCGGGCCGCGCTGGTGCGCGTCGGGGAGGCGCTGTCGCTCGGGTTCCCGCTGTGGGTCGCGTCGGCCTGCGCGCTCGCGCTCTGGCGGCCGGCGAGCTTCCTCTGGGTCACCCCCACCGCCCAGATGGTCGGCCTGTCCTTCACCATGCTTG GAATGGGGATGACATTGACGCTTGATGATCTGAGAACCGCGCTGTTGATGCCCAAGGAGTTGGCTGCCGGGTTTCTACTTCAATACACT GTGATGCCCCTGTCAGGATATCTCATCAGCAAGCTATTGAACCTGCCATCCCATTATGCTGCTGGACTCATTTTGGTTTCCTGTTGCCCTGGAG GCACTGCAAGCAACATTGTTACCTACTTAGCAAG GGCAAATGTTGCTCTTTCGGTGCTGATGACAGCAGCAAGCACTTTTGCTGCAGCG TTCATGACTCCTCTTTTGACATCCAAACTGGCCGGGCAATACGTCGCAGTAGACCCTATGGGACTGTTCGTGTCGACATCTCAG GTTGTCCTAGCGCCTGTTCTTTTGGGTGCTCTACTTAATCAGTACATGGGCCGTTTGGTTGAGTCAGTTTCTCCCGTGATGCCGTTCATTGCTGTGGCAACAGTAGCCGTTCTATGCGGCAACGCGATTGCACAGAATGCTTCAGCCATCCTAGCATCTGGCCTACAAGTGGTACTGTCTGTCATCTTCTTGCATGGATCCGGCTTCTTCTTTGGCTATGTTCTTTCAAGGATGCTCGGCATCGATATCGCTTCATCACGAACAATCTCGATCGAGGTTGGCATGCAG AACTCGGTGCTGGGTGTGGTTCTCGCGGGCAAGCACTTCGGCAGCCCTCTCACGGCGGTTCCGTGCGCGGTTTCGAGCATCTGCCACTCGGTGTATGGTAGCATCTTGGCCGGGGTCTGGAGGTCCATGCCCCCAAATGACAAGCAGGGAGCATGA
- the LOC123183015 gene encoding 60S ribosomal protein L37a-1 isoform X1, with translation MYLQTKRTKKAGIVGKYGTRYGASLRKQIKKMEVSQHSKYFCEFCGKFAVKRKAVGIWGCKDCGKVKAGGAYTMNTASAVTVRSTIRRLREQTEA, from the exons ATGTATTTGCAGACGAAGCGCACCAAGAAGGCTGGAATCGTTGGCAAATATG GTACCAGGTACGGTGCCAGTCTGCGTAAGCAGATCAAGAAGATGGAGGTCTCCCAGCACTCCAAGTACTTCTGTGAGTTCTGCGGCAAG TTTGCCGTGAAGAGGAAAGCAGTCGGAATCTGGGGATGCAAGGACTGCGGGAAGGTTAAGGCCGGTGGTGCCTATACCATGAA CACTGCAAGTGCGGTCACTGTCAGGAGCACGATCCGTCGCCTGAGGGAGCAGACTGAAGCTTGA